In one window of Thermococcus sp. Bubb.Bath DNA:
- a CDS encoding ATP-binding cassette domain-containing protein — protein LRLILGAAKGYWEEKYRPSEGEISVPENVKVSVLIPGEFEPSFGSESILEHVYRKIRDLNAAVEVLNRAGLSDAVLYRAKFGELSTGQKERAKIASLLAEKPNLLLMDEFAAHLDTLTAMRVAKKVAEIIREAGITAL, from the coding sequence CTGAGGCTCATCCTCGGAGCGGCGAAGGGCTACTGGGAGGAAAAGTACAGACCGAGTGAAGGAGAAATCAGCGTCCCGGAGAACGTCAAGGTTTCCGTGCTTATACCCGGAGAATTCGAGCCTTCCTTTGGCTCCGAGAGCATATTGGAGCACGTGTACAGAAAGATTAGAGACCTCAACGCGGCTGTGGAGGTGCTCAACAGGGCTGGACTGAGCGACGCAGTTCTCTACCGTGCAAAGTTCGGTGAGCTCTCTACAGGTCAGAAGGAAAGGGCAAAGATAGCTTCACTCCTCGCTGAGAAGCCAAATCTCCTCCTCATGGACGAGTTTGCAGCTCATCTCGATACACTCACGGCCATGAGAGTGGCCAAAAAGGTGGCCGAGATTATCAGGGAGGCCGGCATCACCGCCCTC